Below is a window of Polyangiaceae bacterium DNA.
AGCGGTGGGTCAGGCGGTGCCGTCGGCGGTGCTGCGGGGTCGGGCGGCGCCGCCACGGGTGGTGCTACGACAGGTGGCGCGGGCGGCAGCACGGGCGCGACGGGTGGCGTCGGCGGTGGCACTGGCGGCTTCGGCGGCAGCACCGGCGGCTTCGGCGGCAGCACCGGTGGCTTCGGCGGCAGCACCGGCGGCTTCGGCGGCAGCACCGGTGGGAGCGGAGGCACCTCCACGGCCAGCTGTTGCACGGCGCACAGCACGCCGGGGTGCGCCACCGCCAGCATCCAGAGCTGCGTCTGCGCGCAGGACTCCTTCTGCTGCACCACAGCCTGGGACTCCGGTTGCGTGAGCGAGGTGCAGACGCTCGGTTGCGGGAGCTGTGGCACCGGAGGCAGCGGCGGAGTTGGCGGTAGCGGCGGAGTTGGCGGTAGCGGCGGCTTCGGCGGCAGCGGCGGTTTCGGCGGCAGCGGCGGTTTCGGTGGTAGCGGTGGCAGCGGCGGAGCGACCGCCGGTGACTGCTGCGTCACGCACTCCACGCCGAGCTGCGGCAACGCCTCCGTCGCCTCCTGCGTGTGCCTCTACGACTCGTACTGCTGCACCTACTCGTGGGATAGCCTCTGCGTCAGCGAGGTCACTTCGTACGGCTGCGGCACCTGCTGACAAAGTGTCAGAGCGGCCCAAGCTGCGTGGCTCCAGCGCGTCAGATTGACTGAGCCACGGCGCTGTTCGGTCGAAATTTGGCCGGATTCTGCGGCGGCACGCGGCTTGCTGGAGCAAGAGCGATGTCTGGTTTTGGTCGTCCCGTGCGCCGTCGTTTCACCTGGCTCGAGCTCGCGCTCGGCGCCGGCATCGCCGCGGTGCTCGTCACCGGAGGCGCGTTCTTCTTTCGCCCCGGGGCGAAGGTCGATGAAGCGGATCTGGCGGTTCGCGACGCGCAGCGCATCCGCGAGGCGGCGGTCGAGTGGCGCGAGGGGAATCCGCGCGGTTGTCCGACCCTGACCCAGCTCCAGCACGAGAGGAAGCTCTCCTCCCAAGCTCGTACCGACGATCCCTGGGGCAGCCGCTACCGCGTCGCCTGCACCGAGAGCGGCATCGTCGTGCTCTCGCCGGGTCGCGACCAGAAGCCAGGGACGGCGGATGACGTGTCAGTCCCGAGGAGCTGACGGAACCTCGCGGAACGGAGCGCGGCCTGGGGGCGCGGTGAGCATCGCCTGCGAGAGATAGGGCATCGCCAGCGGCACCAGATCGATGGACGGATCGAGCTGCTTGCCCAGCCCTTCGGCCACCAGGAGCGCAATGTTCACCACGGTGAACGAGGGATCGATCTGCACGCGATGCCGCCGCAGGATGTTCATCATGCCGCTCACCGCCCGGCTGACCTCGACCTCGCCGAGCTTCTTGTCGTAGAGACCGCCCAGGAAGCCGACGACGTCGCGCTCGAAGGCCCGGTAGTCGGTGCCGCTCACGGTGGGCGCGTAGATGTAGAAGAGGCGCGCGCACTCCGCCCCGTTCTGCTGCGACAGCGCGACGAAGGTCTCCACCCAGGGTCGGAGCAGGTCGCTCGGGATCTCGCTCACCATGCCCAGGTCGATCAGCACCACGCGGTCGTCGGGCGTCAGGATGATGTTGCCGGGGTGCAAGTCGGCGTGGACGAAGCCGTCCGTGAAGATCATCTTCAGCACCGCTTCGCCGCCCAGCCGGGCCAGCTTGGCGCGGTCCCCGCCCACCTTCTCCGGCTCGGTCGCCTTCACGCCGTCGACGAACTCCATGCACAGCACGCGGCGCGTGCAGAGCTCGTCGATCAGCGCCGGCACGCCCACGTTCTCCACCTCGGCGAAGCTCTTGGCGAAGCGCCGGTTGTTCTCCGCCTCGCGGCAGAAGTCGAGCTGACCGTGCAGCGCCTCACCGAAGCGCTCCACCGCCCCGGGCAGCGACAGCATGCGCACGGTTTCGAAGCGGTCGAGCAGCCTGGCCCAGAAGCTCAGGATGCTGAGGTCACGCTCGATCTGCCGCTGGGCGTCGGGGCGCTGGACCTTCAGCGCCACGACCCGACCTGTCCTGAGACGCGCGCGGTGGACTTGCGCGACGCTGGCAGCGGCCACCGGCGTCTCGTCGATCTCGGCGATCAGCTCGCGTTCCTTGTCCGCGCCGACCTCGTCGTCGAGGACGCGGCGCACGGCGGGGAACGGCGCGGGAGGTACGGCGTCCTGCAGCCGCGCGAGCGGCTCGATGAAGCCGGGGCCGAGTAGGTCGGGACGCGTGCTCAGGATCTGTCCGAACTTGATGAACGTCGCGCCCAACTTCTGCAGCAGCCGGGCCAGCGCCTCGCCGCGCAGGAGCTCGACCTGCTCTGGGCCGAGCCGACCCGCCCAGGCGCGCCGCCACAGGTAACCGAGACAGGCCAGCGTGCACGTCACGAAGATGTGCAGGAAGCGCAGCCAGAGTCCGAGGTATCTGGTCAACTTGCGCACTTTCACGCGACGAAATGCCCGCTGTGCAGGCGCTTCTTCGTAGCGTGACCTGCCAGAGCGTCGCGAGTCATGGGAATGTCCAAGTCGAACCTAGTGGCTGGACTCGACCGCGTCGTCGCGCTCGGACTCGGGCGTGCCGGCCGCGCGCCGCCCGCACTCGCGAACGGCGACGACGATCACGGCGATGATCGCGACCACGGCGTACCACTCCCAGCGGTGCCGAGTCGCGGGCCTTGGCGTCGGCGTGGAGATCACCGCCGGGCGCTCGGGTCCGGGGCCGATAGCCGCCTGGATCACGCTCTGGTGCTTCTCCCGCCGCTCCGGCGGCGTGCCTTGGAAGGTGAGCCAGAACGAGCCCGCGCGCGCCTCCGCCTCGCGGGACGCCCCGTAGAGCTGCATTGCCGTCGGCAGGTCGGTTCGGAGCCAGCCCGGGGCTTGAAAGGTCGTCGTCTTGGTCCCGCACTGCGCGCACTCGAGGGAGTCGTCGGTGCCCGGCTCGACCAACATCAGCTCCGCGCGGCACTTCGCGCAGGTCGGCGCGCCCAGCGTGTAGCGGGCGACGAGCCGGCCGTCCGGCGTCACCTGCTCGGCGACTCGGGTGTCGGAGTCCGTCTCCGGCAGGTCGAAGCTCTTCTCGTCGATCTCGGCGAACAGCTGCGTCCAGCTGACGCTGCTCACCTCGACGGCTTCGCCGCAGGCGGAGCAGGCGACTCGCAGGTGCGGCGCGCCGAGCCCCACCGGTCGATGGCAGGCGGCGCACGACGCCTCGATCTCCAGCCGGACGGGGCGCTGGAGGGCAGCCCGGGGCGCGTTCGACATCGGCCCCGCATTCTATAGAAAAAGTGGGGCGCGAGCGGCGATTCGCTCGCGGCCTGGGCCTGCCGTAGCATTCCCTCAGCGTGCGTCGCCGTCGCCCCCCCCACTACGTCGAGCCGGGTGGTCCGCTCTATTTCCCGAGCCCGGAAGCCTACGACGACGAGGGCCTGGTGGCCGTCGGCGGCGACCTCTCCGTGCCCCGGTTGCTGCTGGCGTACGACAGCGGCATCTTTCCCTGGTACGACGAGGGCCTGCCGCCGCTCTGGTGGTCGCCGAACCCGCGCGCCATCATCGAGCCCGCCGCGCTCCACGTCTCGCGGAGCATGCAGCGAGTGATCCGGCACGGCACCTTTCGCGTGACCTGGAATCGAGCCTTCGGCGCGGTGATGCGGGGCTGTGCCGACCGCGAAGAGGGGACCTGGATTCTGCCGGAGTTGCTGGAGGCCTACTCCGAGCTCCATCGGCTGGGGCACGCCCACAGCCTCGAGGTGTGGCAGGGCCCGGACCTGGTCGGCGGTCTCTACGGCGTACAGCGCGGCGGCTTGTTCGCCGCGGAGAGCATGTTCCATCGCGCGACCAACGCCTCGAAGCTCGCCCTGATCGCGACGCTGCGCGCGCTCGCCTCGAGGGGCATCGAGCTGTTCGACACCCAGCTCTCGACGCCCCACCTGGTCTCGCTCGGGGCGACGGCCATCCCGCGCCGCGAGTACTTGGCGCGGCTCGCCCGAGCCAGGCACCTGGACGTACACCTCGACGGGCTCGATCCGGCAGCATTCCTGCTAGAAGACCAATCTTGATAATCCCGACGAAAATAGTGCTAGATTAGCGCCCCGTGTCGCCGATCCCGAGCGCCCGCCTGAGCCACCTCGCCAAGCTCGAGGCGGAGAGCATCCACATCATCCGCGAGGTCGCCGCCGAGTTCGACAACCCCGTCATGCTCTACAGCATCGGCAAGGACTCGTCGGTGATGGTGCACCTGGCGCGCAAGGCGTTTCATCCGGGGCCCTTGCCCTTCCCGCTCCTGCACATCGACACGACCTGGAAGTTCCGCGCGATGATCGAGTTCCGGGACCAGTTCTGCAAGGTGCTGGGGCTCGACCTCCGGGTACACGCGAACCAGCAGGGCCTGGACGAGGGCATCAACCCGTTCGACCACGGCAGCCAGAAGTACACCACCGTGATGAAGACGCAGGCGCTCCTGCAGGCGCTCGCGGCGGGCGGCTACGACGCGGCGTTCGGCGGCGCGCGGCGGGACGAGGAGCGCTCCCGCGCGAAGGAGCGCATCTACTCGTTCCGCGACCGCTACGGGCAGTGGGATCCGAAGAACCAGCGTCCCGAGCTCTGGAACCTGTACAACGCCAAGATCACCAAGGGCGAGAGCATCCGCGCCTTCCCGCTCTCGAACTGGACGGAGCTGGACGTCTGGCTCTACATCCACCTCGAGGAGATCCCCATCGTGCCGCTCTATTTCGCGGCCGAGCGACCGGTGGTGGAGCGCGACGGCGCGCTGATCATGGTGGACGACGAGCGCATGCGGCTCCGCCCCGGCGAGCAGCCCCGCCTCGAACGCGTGCGCTTCCGCACCTTGGGCTGCTACCCGCTCTCCGGCGCCATCCGCTCGTCTGCCACCACGCTCCCGGAGATCATCCGCGAGATGCTCCTGACCAAGCACTCCGAGCGGCAAGGGCGCCTCATCGACTTCGACGAAGAAGGCTCCATGGAGACCAAGAAACGCGAAGGGTACTTCTGAGCGTGAACAGCGAAGAAGAGCTGATCCAGGGAAACATCGAGGAGTACCTGCGCCGCCACGAGCAGAAGGAGCTGCTCCGCTTCGTCGCCGTCGGCTCGGTCGACGACGGGAAGTCCACGCTGATCGGCCGCTTGCTCCACGACACGCACGGCATCTACGAGGACCAGCTCAGCGCGGTCAAGCGCGCGTCGAAGCAGGGCAGCGACGAGATCGACTTCTCGCTCTTCACCGACGGGCTCAAGGCGGAGCGTGAGCAGGGCATCACGATCGACGTCGCCTAC
It encodes the following:
- a CDS encoding AarF/ABC1/UbiB kinase family protein → MTRYLGLWLRFLHIFVTCTLACLGYLWRRAWAGRLGPEQVELLRGEALARLLQKLGATFIKFGQILSTRPDLLGPGFIEPLARLQDAVPPAPFPAVRRVLDDEVGADKERELIAEIDETPVAAASVAQVHRARLRTGRVVALKVQRPDAQRQIERDLSILSFWARLLDRFETVRMLSLPGAVERFGEALHGQLDFCREAENNRRFAKSFAEVENVGVPALIDELCTRRVLCMEFVDGVKATEPEKVGGDRAKLARLGGEAVLKMIFTDGFVHADLHPGNIILTPDDRVVLIDLGMVSEIPSDLLRPWVETFVALSQQNGAECARLFYIYAPTVSGTDYRAFERDVVGFLGGLYDKKLGEVEVSRAVSGMMNILRRHRVQIDPSFTVVNIALLVAEGLGKQLDPSIDLVPLAMPYLSQAMLTAPPGRAPFREVPSAPRD
- a CDS encoding leucyl/phenylalanyl-tRNA--protein transferase — protein: MRRRRPPHYVEPGGPLYFPSPEAYDDEGLVAVGGDLSVPRLLLAYDSGIFPWYDEGLPPLWWSPNPRAIIEPAALHVSRSMQRVIRHGTFRVTWNRAFGAVMRGCADREEGTWILPELLEAYSELHRLGHAHSLEVWQGPDLVGGLYGVQRGGLFAAESMFHRATNASKLALIATLRALASRGIELFDTQLSTPHLVSLGATAIPRREYLARLARARHLDVHLDGLDPAAFLLEDQS
- the cysD gene encoding sulfate adenylyltransferase subunit CysD gives rise to the protein MSPIPSARLSHLAKLEAESIHIIREVAAEFDNPVMLYSIGKDSSVMVHLARKAFHPGPLPFPLLHIDTTWKFRAMIEFRDQFCKVLGLDLRVHANQQGLDEGINPFDHGSQKYTTVMKTQALLQALAAGGYDAAFGGARRDEERSRAKERIYSFRDRYGQWDPKNQRPELWNLYNAKITKGESIRAFPLSNWTELDVWLYIHLEEIPIVPLYFAAERPVVERDGALIMVDDERMRLRPGEQPRLERVRFRTLGCYPLSGAIRSSATTLPEIIREMLLTKHSERQGRLIDFDEEGSMETKKREGYF